In the genome of Cynocephalus volans isolate mCynVol1 chromosome 15, mCynVol1.pri, whole genome shotgun sequence, one region contains:
- the TRMT12 gene encoding tRNA wybutosine-synthesizing protein 2 homolog, giving the protein MERECGKCVAVVAVVTEPQFAQRYRDYLEKQTLLDRQHRAVKMPDGAVALPVLGETVPEQHLQELRNRVAPGSTCMLMQLPDPVPSKKAQRCSPAQRLCLAVSRWAKGRGVTWSAELEADLPRSWQRHGNLLLLSEDCFQAKQWKNLEPELWETVASALGVQRLAKRGRVSPDGTRTPTVTLLLGNHGWVEHVDNGIRYKFDVTQCMFSFGNISEKLRVASLSCAGEVLVDLYAGIGYFTLPFLVHAGAAFVHACEWNPHAVVALRNNLEINGVADRCQVHFGDNRKLKLSNIADRVNLGLIPSSEEGWPIACQVLRQDAGGTLHIHQNVESFPGENLQPPGSSEVDKEHWPYPQQTSTNQWKNGGTRDSRRKMLSPATKPEWQRWAESAETRIATLLQQVHGKPWKTQILHIQSVKSYAPHVDHVVLDLECRPCPLVD; this is encoded by the coding sequence ATGGAGAGAGAATGTGGGAAGTGCGTGGCTGTTGTCGCAGTTGTGACCGAGCCTCAGTTTGCCCAGCGATACAGGGACTACCTCGAGAAGCAGACACTCTTGGACAGACAGCACCGTGCGGTGAAGATGCCGGACGGCGCCGTGGCGCTCCCGGTGCTGGGAGAGACCGTCCCCGAGCAGCACCTGCAGGAGCTGAGGAATCGCGTGGCCCCAGGCAGCACCTGTATGCTGATGCAGCTTCCGGATCCTGTTCCTTCGAAGAAGGCCCAGCGCTGCTCACCTGCCCAGAGGTTGTGTCTTGCGGTGAGTCGCTGGGCTAAGGGTCGGGGAGTCACGTGGTCAGCCGAGTTGGAGGCTGATTTGCCCCGATCTTGGCAACGGCACGGTAACCTCCTGTTGCTGAGTGAAGACTGTTTCCAAGCCAAGCAATGGAAAAATTTGGAACCAGAACTCTGGGAGACCGTTGCCTCGGCACTTGGTGTCCAACGTTTGGCAAAACGAGGGAGGGTATCACCGGATGGCACTCGAACTCCAACAGTGACTCTGCTGCTGGGCAACCATGGTTGGGTAGAGCATGTGGATAATGGTATCAGATATAAGTTTGACGTGACACAGTGCATGTTCTCCTTTGGAAACATCAGTGAGAAGCTGCGAGTGGCATCGCTGTCCTGTGCTGGAGAGGTGCTGGTGGATCTCTATGCAGGGATTGGTTACTTTACTTTGCCCTTCCTAGTTCATGCTGGTGCTGCCTTCGTCCATGCCTGTGAGTGGAACCCCCATGCTGTAGTTGCTCTGAGAAATAACCTTGAGATCAATGGAGTAGCAGATCGGTGCCAAGTACACTTTGGAGATAACAGGAAACTGAAGCTCTCAAACATTGCAGATAGGGTAAACCTGGGGCTGATTCCCAGCTCTGAAGAAGGCTGGCCAATTGCCTGCCAAGTGCTTCGACAGGATGCTGGGGGCACTTTGCATATCCACCAAAATGTGGAATCTTTCCCAGGGGAGAATCTTCAGCCTCCTGGAAGCAGTGAAGTGGACAAAGAGCATTGGCCTTATCCTCAGCAAACTAGCACCAACCAATGGAAAAATGGAGGTACCAGGGATTCTAGGAGAAAAATGCTATCACCAGCCACCAAGCCAGAGTGGCAAAGGTGGGCAGAATCTGCAGAAACTCGAATTGCCACTCTTCTTCAGCAGGTGCATGGAAAACCATGGAAAACACAAATACTGCACATTCAATCAGTGAAATCCTATGCTCCCCATGTGGATCACGTAGTCCTGGATCTGGAATGCCGCCCCTGTCCTCTAGTTGACTAG
- the LOC134363718 gene encoding uncharacterized protein LOC134363718, whose amino-acid sequence MASSRPPRSGEMTCEAARRRGGGFAACVYGAAAVRGTGLGVVGAARKNVPHRFAHHVSYLLPRGTELRPFTGHSLLGLREAVTSGQEPRPFSFLFVFGSVLQSNCIHSVFTVSCTSLISVVTVIILTQDLTVVCLVRCNIVITILSSSGLFVYYCQFLRLGSPNPSGGGNSDPGASHCKMVEAEREQDRLSSSFKALRTTPLTTIFNPCTRTWPHVPITSSRLHLSITIIGFPTLLTVTVGAVSNT is encoded by the exons ATGGCGTCCTCTAGGCCTCCCCGTTCCGGGGAAATGACCTGCGAGGCCGCCCGGCGTCGTGGCGGAGGCTTCGCTGCCTGCGTTTACGGAGCCGCCGCCGTCCGGGGCACGGGGCTAGGGGTGGTAGGCGCTGCCAGGAAAAACGTCCCTCATCGCTTTGCACATCACGTTTCCTACCTTCTACCCAGAGGGACAGAACTGAGACCCTTCACCGGCCACAGTTTACTAGGGTTAAGGGAGGCTGTGACTTCAGGGCAAGAACCCAGGCCGTTCTCATTTCTCTTCGTCTTTGGG TCGGTTCTGCAATCAAATTGTATCCATTCTGTCTTCACGGTTTCTTGTACCAGTCTCATTTCTGTTGTCACTGTCATCATCCTAACTCAAGATCTTACTGTAGTTTGCCTGGTTCGTTGCAATATCGTCATTACGATCCTTTCCTCATCTGGTCTGTTTGTTTACTACTGCCAG ttcctgaggctgggaagtccaaacccatctggtggtggcaacagtgacccaggggcctcacactgcaagatggtggaagcagaaagagagcaagacagactctcctcttcttttaaagccctcagaaccacgcctctgaccaccatttttaatccatgcaCTAGAACATGGCCCCACgttccaatcacctcttcaaggctccacctttcaattaccataataggatttcccaccctcttaacagtcacagtgggggctgtttctaatacataa